AGATAAAAGGACGTTACAGAGTTCTCATGAAAAAACACAACCAGAAAAATGGGctgaaatgtttttgaacaaaaagcAACCCGAAAAACGCCTAGATCTCGTAATGctactgaaaaaaattactttccaATATTTATCAGACTGTACaccaataatattatttgattcATTCACtgtgaaaaatgataatttattctTAGAAAAGTTGCTGAACAATTTCCCGCTAGCATACATAAATGGTCGAATTATGGACGATTACAACATCAAATTACACGTATCAGATGAGAGAATGCAGCCAACATGcttcaattatttgttattcATGGAAGATGCCATGAAGTCAACAAGGGTGATCGGTGAACAAACTAAAAGTAAAGTTGTTGTGATAGCCAGATCTTCTCAGTGGAgagtaattgattttttatctcaCGAGGAGTCGAGATATTTGGtgaatttgttgataattgtcAAATCTGAAGATATTAGGGCTGCGGGCGAGgtaatatacataaatatctAGAGGTCATCGAACACAGAATGTCTTAAAGATGAACAGAAGACTACGAGGTCTGATCATTAAGTAATGATTACCTACCATAGCTTCCTCgttacatttttttgtcatcACTCGATTCAAAAAGCGTTTGTTTTACGACTTTCTTCATTTTGGAAAACAGAAAGAAATCCCAGGGCGATAGACCGGTGGATCAAGTCACAAGAATCTTTCTAAAATCTAAAAACTGCGCCACACTTAACGTGCAGTGGTAGGGTACATTGTCGTGATGTAGTGCTCAATTGTTTGCAATGCCTGGGGGCACCCTGTTAActattttctatcaaatacTTCGCGATAGAGTACCTTATTCACAGTCTGTCCAGATGGGTCCAACTTTTTATGGATCATCCAGTGGCTGTCAAAGAAGCGGATGAGCATAGTTTCCACTTTCGACTTGCTTATGCGAGCTTCTTTGGTCTTGAGTCTTCTTCGATTGACATTCGTGTTCTTACTCTTGGGAAAAATTTTACGATCTATTTGGCACAGATCTTTCTCATCGTGAAATCTGTGTCTATATCTAcagtacgaggatggttccagaagtaccggtctaaacaaagaaaacataaaaatttctcCATAtagttccatacactttttccagcgatgttcaataagtttgatacactttttatgataagaatcgtcaaactcctcaaaatagccgaTATCatttcttcattgttggaaaatctttgtcCACCAAGCCACTTTGTCGAGTCTGAgatcagaaaataatccgaggaggtGAAGAAAGCGAGAAGGGTGCAAgagatagcaattcaaattttaatgcaTTAATTATGACCATTTCAATAACGGATGTGTTAGCTGGTGCGctgtcttggtgaaacaactctttcttcttagccaaatgcggctgtTTCCGCTTgattcgcataatactcgccgttgatagtttttctttttttaagatagtcaatgaaaattatcctacGGGCAGCACAAAACACCGACGCCAtgatcttgcctgcagatggaacggtctttaccttctttggagTCGGTTTCACTTTCATCCATGATTACGAAACAGCGCAAAAATTCAGCTTTATTCCTGTGAAACCTTGCCATTCGATGGAAGCATCTTCAagactttattttttttcgattgtgAGAAAACGCGGTAGCCATATTACACACAGCTttttcatgttcaaattttcggtcgacgatcatccagtaccgctttatggattttcttcaacatttctggagtggACACTTCATTTggtcgtttaaactctgctacccaatattttactgttgaaaaCGACGGATCAGTCTCAtccaaagtagaatctagttcaccTTTTCTATTGGTTGGGCTGaggtctttcaaataaaagtattgtgtcacataacgatgacaaatttttccatatttacaaattcattgaaaaggTTCACTAATGATAGCTACCAAACAACTACTgaacaacgtggtgtcttcaaactgaAACATATGCTCTAAAGATTGTGTACTTTCCAGCACAATTGTACAAAGTGCACAAAGCTGGAAATAGCAGGGTTATCACATTAATTTTTAGACCTCGTATACGCCAAGAATTAGTACCTGAGAGTTTAAAGGTACGGTTTATCTATAGTGATTAGACGACGTGTTTAAGCGCTGATGTTGAGTGTTGCATTTTGCTCAATCACAAGTCAAATCAAGGCGACGCGATCCAGAACTCCTAGGCAAAATAATCGCGAGAAGTTTAGTAGTTTGTAGATTTTTGTTagattttgatgtttattttcatacatttttgtgagaaaaatGTGACAGAACAAAGGAAAACCGGCTACGATTTTCGATAcaggaaaataaaaagtttattaatgCAGTTCAAAAACATTcggcaaaattaaaataatagagaTAACGATTGCGAAAACAGTTGGTAGGTATGGTAAATACATAGAAACAGCAGACAAACCAAATAAGAAACAAGAAAAGTATTGATGAAATTTAGTTACATCGTCCATTATATGTCATATATTATAGCATCCTTATTCTTTCTTAGAGAGATTCAACGACACGTTTAAATAATCATCTTATCAATACGACTAATTGCCATAGATCGTACCTTAGgatatagtttttatttgctCCAGCAGTATACTCTGATTACATTTCAATCTACGCATTATAATGTActtgattataatttattacgATCACGTACCCAACAATTGCTGTTGGAACACCACATCTAATGCACCAGATCAGAAACtcaaggtaaacagtttaccttcagtctctgaagacgataacgatatacgcgtcagacagtgtaatcgtgagtgttggtgtagtggtggagTACaaagtgtattcagtataaatatcgtcaaaggttccagaaattccaaacTATTATGAGTATTCGTGTACTGTTGTATTGACATATTAGGCTTTATTCAGCAGACTGTCTGTAACTATTTGATCATGCGTGATATGAAAGTAGCGCTCCAACAGAATCAAGTTCaagtaatgaaaaaaagttttatgttcCAGCAACAAGTTGAACTTGTTCAGTACCAGTTCTAAAGTTGCAAAAATTTGGATCCACGCGTGCTAACACATATTTTAGATCGTGTATTGTACTCTATCAGGTTGTAACATATTTTTAAGATGAGCTAGAGTATTTAGTCGGTAGTGGAGATGAAAATGAATGGTCCAGTGAAACTACACCCTACCTGTATTAAATGTGTTGTTCTAGAAGCAATTGTTAGGTACGTGATCGTAAGTTTTGAACAGAGCACCCTGCTGGAACAAACCTACTATTTCGAAATTAACATCAACGCTTGTATGTGAAACTCTGGTGCTAAAAGACtgtaaaactatatttttcatcataaccttaaactatttaaatattaaaactcGAATTGTATAATTAGCGTTAACTATTCAACGAGTTAAAAGCATTGAACGTTATCcgcaatattaatttttctgaaaacaaTTTGTGAAAACCTCTTGTTTCGGTAGAGAGGGCCAGTTTGCGGAAGATATTGTTATTATCTCGACATTTCAAGCGGCGCAATTCATTAATCAGCGAATTATCACCAGCGATCAAGATCACATATTGCGTTTTACATTTGATGAACAGAGTTGACTGCGATGCAAGCCTGACCGGGATTGGAGCAATCACACAATTTTCGAgttcatacaaaattttgagaCAGAACCCTTTTTTGGACCCTGGTGATAAAAAACAAGAATgtctaaaaaatgaaatgaattcaTCATAGTATTATTTAAGCCATCGCAACATTGAAAGCATATTTAGGgtaaaatactttcaaaatattcttattaCGACTGAGGTAACGCCAAATACATTCATAATCATTGGGAAGATAAAATGAATTTGCTATGTGGAATCATACCCTACCAACTGTTATTAATTCGTATAGCACCCATCCACCAAAGTTATTTCACTGTATGATTTGCCCTCACATAAGTGATTTTTGAAAACTTGGTATTCCATTTTCAAGAAACCGAAGTCATAATTGGTTGATGTTAATCCTAATAAATATCATGCCATCTTACATTTGCTGGTGAGGATACGAGGAGTAAAGTAAATGTAATGTAACTGTTTGATCTAAGGGGCGGGTAGTTCTATATAGAACGAATGTGACCTAAAAATAATTGGCTCCTTATCAGTGGAggttattatgaatatatttcatGAAAGAACAGGCGAAAGAACAAATTTTGGTTTCTATTGATGCGCAactgttttaaaaatagtattgTCCCTTTGAGCTCTGTTACATTGTGATTTTTTATAGGAAAATGCTTATATCTTATACACGCATAAGTTATATGTTGACGCTTTAGCCTCCAGTAATCCTGTAGTTTTATCCAGTTATCAGGGAGCACATTTCACAAGGAATGTGGATCTGTTTCCAAAAAAGTTGAGCAATGGTTTTTCTGGCCACAGATTTATAGTTTCCATTTCAAACCAGCCTCCTTATGTTATATCGAAGTAAGTAAtgtcaataaataatgaatttctcattgctaaaaatgtaaatactactctttatcacaaacccttcaataaaatgatgaattttcaaaaagtgaCATGAGTCACTAGTAGATATTTATTCAGCGTGAAACAAGATAGGGgacaaaaaatataacttatCTATAACActagataacaaaaaaaatagtatttttttcctCATAGATAagataatatgatttttatagaaaatatatatgaaaaagatgaaaaaaatttgaatcacgtcacatttttgtgagaaataaatttatgtttaaaaaaaagtattcatgGAACTCCAGATTTATTATCAGCactaataaaacatgttttctCAGACCATTTCAAATGTGTAGTATATTTGTGTGTGTCTCTAATTAACGAACAAGAATAGTCTGCAAGCATTGCTGGTTGCCATTTTCCTGGGTAGTGCTTTTCCAGTGTGGTGATATCTTGATGAGAGCGCTCTCCATGCTCGTCACTTTAGCGCccatattttttggaaaaaatctttAGGTGGGAATCtagaaagtatattttcaaggaaatattctcaatttatGATTCGCATTgagcatttttttgatgaaGTCAGAATATTGAAAAGATCTGTAGTTACCAAAAAGTTTTCAGTAACTTTGACAAACGCCATGTATACGTAcctttctttttcattatagGTGGTGATGAATGCCGGATCTTTAATTAATTCTTTGACGTCAGGTCCAACAAATacaccttattttattttagcgTCACCAAAGaaggaaatttttgtttaaaaaatttgaaaccacTTCCATCTTTGGCTTTTACTCAATTTTTGATTAGCTCTAATATGATGTGCAAAGGTGACAATATTATCTTTTCAAGGTTAACTAAActcatttttcacatttttttgctCAGAAACGTGATCAGTTTATGACAGCTATATTGCTGTTACATAATGTTCATTTCTCTGTTGGCTCTTCCACTCGCATAAAAAGCAATAGTATTTCGATTACCCAGTTTGTACTTCTAAAACCAAAGCAACAATTTTCAAATCTGCacagattaataataaattgccGTGAGTCTTTCTCTTCAGAGTACAAGTCGAAATATGAAATGCGTTTTTCACACAGCTATTTCTTTCGGTACACTAAATCTCTTATGATGTCATTAAGCTCCAATTGGTTAATCAAATGCGGTACTTGTGGACTGACAGAAGCTATAAAGTCTGTTCCAATTTTTTCGATTCCAGAACTGCTCAAGGTTTTTAAGCACTTTTTAAGCATTATTATACAGATCTTACACTGTTACCTTCCTTTTTTGCTAACCCACACCGCTTATTTTTTGCTCTATCCACCTCAGAAAATATCACTTAACTATTGAATTTCACTTTCCTTTCAGAGGGTTGAGGACAAGTGACggcgaaaaaatatttgaaggtATTGAAATACGTCTAGTTAACTTGCTATCGAAGCTTTACAATTTCACTACGGATTATAGAGAAGCAACAGAAGATATTCAAGTAGGGTATGTAATTGTTACATTTCTTGATGAATGTTTTGGACGGTGGAGACAGTTTCTACAAAAGATTtacattttattgatttatctaCACTTCTAATAGATCATTATTGTGGACATTTACTTTTCAGATCTTCAGAAGCTGTCACAAACACAATTGAAAACAACAAAGCAAATATTGGAATTGGGGGCATATACGTTACACctgataaaattagaagaatggGATTATCGTCATGGCATTCAAGGGATTGTGCTGCTTTTATATCATTAGCTTCGACTGCTTTACCCAGGTAAAGCATGACATGATAAGTTAAAGTGTTTAGTTCCTTTTTTTACAGTAATTCTATAGGCCTGCAATGCATATCCATGATCGCACgtatctaataattatttcaatcacACATCAGTGAAAgcaactattttttaattaaaaatagatatcATGCTGAAAATTACTATGTTAACCTACCATGGATTCGAGAAAATTCAATGATCTATAATTATGGTTTTTAATAGATAAAAAGGTATTTTTAAGGGTTGCATAAGacttcttattcatttttgatagggaatttgaagaaaaaattattcatattattcattattttgcaATCAGCTTTTGTTAAAGTCTACctgaatatacatttttcacaaAACAGAACCTTATTTATTGCAGATATCGTGCAATATTAGGCCCATTTAAGTGGACGGTTTGGTTGaccttgatatttatttatttgggcgGTATATTTCCTCTTACATTTTCTGATAAATTAACACTGAAGTATTTACTGAAAAATCCGGAAGAAGTCGAAAATATGTTCTGGTATGTTTTTGGTACATTTACAAATTGTTTCACTTTCACTGGTAAAGGATCATGGAGCAAAGCGGAGAAATTAACTACAAAATTACTCATAGGTAAATAAAACCTTACAATTTTGTATGTCGTGCTTTACAATGTATATTTAcacaaatgaatgaaattttagaCGAATGTTTTGGTAGTTGATGTAACGGACTTCCCTATTTTGGTTATCTGAGAAtcagttaggttagattaggtttttctttttaaaaataagacaATTGCTTACATCCCGAGCACTCGACCTTAAAATCCGGTACCTATGTATACAGCACCTTATACGGAACGGAGATTTGGACCTTTAAGGTGAACTCACTAAGGTGCTTAGAGAGTTTCGAAATGTGGATCTTTCGGGAGATGCTGAGAATTCCCTGGACCGCTCATATTCTTAACGCAAAGAATAGGCACCGACAGggaatttatagaattaataaaaactcgaaaagcCTCGTATCTGGGATACATATATAGAAATGTCAAATACTGACTTGTGCAACTGATCAAAGGGAAAATCGAGGGAATACGTGGTCCAGGCTGACGACAGGCTTCATGACTGGAAAATATTCGCGAGTGGACCGGTTTAAACTCTCAGACGCTGATAAGAAGGGCAAGAGACAGAAATGACTTTACTGGAGTTATCGCAAACCTTCATTAGAAGAGGGCATCCaaagaagaaagaagataataaaatgaatattaaaaaggGACAGAAATTTTATTACTGACAGGTAACTTAAAGTACAGTTAATAACTTGTCAAAGTATCTTCcttcattttcttttgaaatacatAACAAGAGCACATTAAAGAAAGCTTGACATGATGCAGGACAACTTGTAATGCAATGCAATgaaagacgcaatatttcttgatcaaaagcttGCGCA
This portion of the Diorhabda sublineata isolate icDioSubl1.1 chromosome X, icDioSubl1.1, whole genome shotgun sequence genome encodes:
- the LOC130451064 gene encoding ionotropic receptor 21a, with translation MCIAYCYIILIVFAIIPSSECLDKRTLQSSHEKTQPEKWAEMFLNKKQPEKRLDLVMLLKKITFQYLSDCTPIILFDSFTVKNDNLFLEKLLNNFPLAYINGRIMDDYNIKLHVSDERMQPTCFNYLLFMEDAMKSTRVIGEQTKSKVVVIARSSQWRVIDFLSHEESRYLVNLLIIVKSEDIRAAGEENAYILYTHKLYVDALASSNPVVLSSYQGAHFTRNVDLFPKKLSNGFSGHRFIVSISNQPPYVISKGLRTSDGEKIFEGIEIRLVNLLSKLYNFTTDYREATEDIQVGSSEAVTNTIENNKANIGIGGIYVTPDKIRRMGLSSWHSRDCAAFISLASTALPRYRAILGPFKWTVWLTLIFIYLGGIFPLTFSDKLTLKYLLKNPEEVENMFWYVFGTFTNCFTFTGKGSWSKAEKLTTKLLIAFYWLFTIIITACYTGSIIAFVTLPVYPSVIDTARQLMSGWYQIGILDKGEWQYLFLNSTDELSIKLMENIDLVPTIEEGLKNTTKYSLWKYAFLGSRAQLDYIVRTNLTTKSKRSVMHISKECFIPFSVSIAYPLNSVYGDTISRGIELIKESGIMNKIKNDVEWEMMRSATGKLLSASSSGNLKTLTYEDRALNLEDTQGMFLLLAIGSVIGVVALIFEWFGGCYKICRRRTRRGSDESIESNPRIHERQTTKANYYYQRYTVLKDSFEENKKSRIIDETFQSFERLKIDEEYGISSNGDEYKKYDETIDNMIDDLFDNALKHHIALPETKGHSA